From the Lolium rigidum isolate FL_2022 chromosome 2, APGP_CSIRO_Lrig_0.1, whole genome shotgun sequence genome, one window contains:
- the LOC124686146 gene encoding serine carboxypeptidase 3-like encodes MATAPRLLLVLVVCLAAGAAVDGLRLPPDASFPAAQAERLIRALNLLPKESGRNAGAAGGADVAPGQLLERRVTLPGLPEGVADLGHHAGYYRLPNTHDARMFYFFFESRGKKEDPVVIWLTGGPGCSSELAVFYENGPFTIANNMSLVWNKFGWDKISNIIFVDQPTGTGFSYSSDDRDTRHDETGVSNDLYSFLQVFFKKHPEFVKNDFFITGESYAGHYIPAFASRVHQGNKAKEGIHINFKGFAIGNGLTDPAIQYKAYTDYALDMNLIQKSDYERINKFIPPCEFEIKLCGTNGKSSCMAAYMVCNSIFNSIMELVGTKNYYDVRKECEGKLCYDFSNMEKFFGDKAVRQAIGVGDIEFVSCSTSVYEAMLTDWMRNLEVGIPALLEDGINVLIYAGEYDLICNWLGNSRWVHSMEWSGQKDFASSAESSFLVDDAQAGVLKSHGALSFLKVHNAGHMVPMDQPKAALEMLRRFTQGKLKESVVPEEETSTFYAAI; translated from the exons ATGGCGACGGCCCCACGCCTCCTCCTCGTGCTCGTGGTCTGCctggccgccggcgccgcggTGGACGGGCTCCGGCTGCCCCCCGACGCAAGCTTCCCGGCGGCGCAGGCGGAGCGGCTCATCCGCGCGCTCAACCTGCTGCCCAAGGAGTCCGGCCGCAACGCCGGCGCTGCCGGGGGAGCGGACGTCGCGCCCGGCCAGCTGCTGGAGCGCCGGGTCACGCTGCCGGGGCTCCCCGAGGGCGTCGCCGACCTCGGCCACCACGCCGGATACTACCGCCTCCCCAACACCCACGACGCCAG GATGTTCTACTTCTTCTTCGAGTCGAGGGGCAAGAAGGAGGACCCTGTGGTGATCTGGCTCACAGGAGGCCCTGGGTGCAGCAGCGAGCTCGCCGTCTTCTACGAGAACGGGCCCTTCACCATCGCCAACAACATGTCCCTCGTCTGGAACAAGTTCGGATGGGACAAG ATTTCAAACATAATATTTGTCGATCAGCCCACTGGAACTGGCTTTAGCTACAGCTCCGATGACCGTGATACTCGTCATGATGAGACAGGGGTCAGCAACGACCTCTATAGCTTTCTCCAG GTTTTCTTCAAGAAGCACCCTGAATTTGTAAAGAACGACTTCTTTATAACCGGAGAATCTTATGCTGGGCACTACATTCCAGCATTTGCAAGTCGCGTTCACCAAGGAAATAAAGCAAAGGAGGGCATTCACATAAATTTCAAG GGTTTTGCAATTGGTAATGGCCTCACGGATCCAGCAATTCAGTACAAAGCCTACACAGACTATGCATTGGACATGAACCTTATTCAGAAGTCTGACTATGAAAGGATCAACAAGTTCATCCCACCATGTGAATTTGAGATTAAACTTTGTG GTACAAATGGGAAATCATCTTGTATGGCAGCATATATGGTCTGCAATTCTATTTTCAACTCCATCATGGAGCTTGTTGGGACAAAGAAT TATTATGATGTTAGGAAGGAGTGCGAAGGGAAACTTTGCTATGACTTCTCAAACATGGAGAAGTTCTTTGGTGATAAGGCAGTCAGACAGGCAATTGGAGTAGGAGATATTGAATTTGTCTCATGCAGCACTTCTGTTTATGAAGCAATGCTCACAGACTGGATGAGGAACTTGGAAGTCGGCATCCCAGCTCTGCTTGAAGATGGGATTAATGTGCTTATATATGCTGGGGAATATGACCTTATATGCAATTGGCTTG GAAACTCAAGGTGGGTCCACTCCATGGAATGGTCTGGCCAGAAAGACTTTGCATCGTCTGCTGAATCATCATTTTTAGTAGATGATGCCCAAGCTGGAGTGTTGAAGAGCCATGGGGCACTCAGTTTCCTCAAG GTCCACAATGCTGGCCACATGGTTCCGATGGACCAGCCGAAGGCTGCCCTCGAGATGCTGAGGAGATTCACACAAGGGAAACTCAAGGAGTCGGTTGTTCCGGAAGAAGAAACATCGACATTTTACGCCGCGATATGA